One part of the Candidatus Bathyarchaeota archaeon genome encodes these proteins:
- a CDS encoding glycosyltransferase family 39 protein, which translates to MGIHYFEAAIREHIQLIVVLAAVLIVYLSMGTYINWDAKTEFEAATSVVKMGFPYLSSGLIINQAPLGFYLIAPVLLISGISYPNAVGFVTAFGLGCVVLVYVLGTLLYGKKTGLVAAALFGLVPWHVFMSRVYLIDAPCLFFSLLFLVFGVLAVKQNSQRLIAASGFFFALAFLTKLFAVFLAVPLLLAVMLQRKEGFKLTPKKALIFLAPSFILQAIWYGGFANQHFFGVYFPTDFIHPVTIPDPSLVYLPRLFVESAGWVLPVAATFSLLLAIYFRHMMPKALRMDLLCVFTILAVAAVDLVLVFGRGLLVPYVSAFKYTYAALPFLCLLAASLADKAAVLFGSGGQRWLKGLLAAGGLLLVFASLFESTAFLNHSEPYPLIDFKVDYVGHYFPFNVYTSVSSYFAQWHYFALALIVLALASPIVLGALKLRLRFTSS; encoded by the coding sequence TTGGGCATACATTACTTTGAGGCTGCCATCCGGGAACACATCCAGCTTATCGTGGTCCTCGCCGCTGTCCTTATCGTTTACTTATCCATGGGAACCTACATTAACTGGGACGCCAAAACAGAGTTCGAAGCCGCTACAAGCGTGGTTAAGATGGGGTTCCCCTATCTTTCCAGCGGCTTAATCATCAATCAAGCCCCCTTAGGCTTCTACCTCATCGCCCCCGTGCTGCTGATATCGGGCATATCGTATCCCAACGCAGTCGGCTTTGTAACTGCATTTGGATTAGGCTGCGTTGTGCTCGTTTACGTTTTAGGCACTTTGCTGTATGGAAAAAAGACGGGGCTGGTTGCAGCGGCGCTCTTCGGGCTGGTTCCCTGGCACGTGTTTATGTCCCGAGTCTACCTTATCGATGCGCCCTGCCTGTTTTTTAGCTTGCTCTTTTTGGTGTTTGGGGTGTTAGCGGTGAAACAGAACTCTCAGAGGCTGATTGCTGCCTCAGGCTTCTTCTTCGCGTTAGCTTTCCTCACTAAGCTCTTCGCGGTTTTCTTGGCGGTACCCCTCTTGCTTGCGGTTATGCTGCAGCGAAAAGAGGGCTTCAAGCTAACCCCCAAGAAGGCACTGATTTTTCTGGCGCCCTCGTTTATTCTTCAGGCAATCTGGTACGGCGGCTTTGCTAACCAGCATTTCTTCGGCGTTTACTTCCCAACCGACTTCATACATCCAGTAACCATCCCTGACCCCTCCTTGGTGTATCTGCCACGGCTCTTTGTCGAGAGCGCAGGATGGGTTTTGCCTGTCGCCGCCACGTTTTCTCTTCTCCTGGCGATTTATTTTAGGCATATGATGCCAAAGGCGCTTCGGATGGACCTGCTCTGTGTCTTCACCATCTTGGCGGTTGCCGCCGTGGATTTGGTTTTGGTGTTTGGTCGGGGATTGCTGGTGCCCTACGTTAGCGCCTTCAAGTATACCTATGCTGCACTGCCGTTTCTATGCCTGCTCGCGGCGTCCCTAGCGGATAAAGCCGCGGTTCTGTTTGGTTCAGGGGGGCAGCGATGGCTAAAGGGTCTGCTTGCCGCCGGGGGGTTGCTGCTGGTGTTTGCCTCGCTGTTTGAGAGCACCGCTTTTCTTAACCACTCTGAACCCTACCCCCTGATTGATTTTAAGGTCGACTACGTCGGGCACTACTTCCCCTTCAACGTGTACACGTCTGTAAGCAGCTACTTCGCCCAGTGGCACTACTTTGCCCTGGCCCTAATCGTGCTGGCGCTGGCTTCCCCCATTGTTCTTGGCGCCCTCAAGCTGCGGCTTCGTTTCACCTCCAGCTAA